The following proteins are co-located in the Candidatus Eisenbacteria bacterium genome:
- a CDS encoding DUF4411 family protein: MAYLLDADVFIRAKNLHYGLDFCPAFWEWLVRENAAGRLFSIEKVGDEIQALADELSTWARARGDAFFLRPDAAVFPALAAVSAWAGSGSYDVAAVSTFLQVADYYLVAQARAGGHTVVTHEVPSSSSRKIKIPDACISLGIKCMTPFEMLRRERARFVLETRP, from the coding sequence ATGGCTTATCTCCTCGATGCGGACGTATTCATCAGGGCGAAGAACTTGCACTATGGACTCGACTTCTGCCCCGCCTTCTGGGAGTGGCTTGTCCGAGAGAACGCCGCCGGGAGGCTCTTCAGCATTGAGAAGGTTGGGGATGAAATCCAAGCGTTGGCGGACGAGTTGTCGACCTGGGCTCGTGCGAGGGGCGACGCCTTCTTCCTTCGTCCGGACGCCGCGGTGTTTCCGGCGCTCGCCGCGGTAAGCGCCTGGGCCGGCAGCGGGAGCTACGACGTCGCCGCCGTGAGCACCTTTCTTCAGGTAGCCGACTACTACCTCGTAGCCCAGGCTCGGGCGGGAGGCCATACGGTTGTCACGCACGAAGTCCCATCCTCGTCGTCTCGCAAGATCAAGATTCCCGATGCTTGCATCAGCCTCGGCATCAAGTGCATGACGCCCTTCGAAATGCTGCGCAGGGAACGGGCTCGTTTCGTGCTCGAGACGCGACCGTGA
- a CDS encoding ImmA/IrrE family metallo-endopeptidase translates to MTRVEVRPEMLRWGRERAGFNLHDLGRRFPKLESWERGDGRPTLKQLERYAKSTFTPIGYFFLPEPPVEQVPLPDFRAPRKVRLGRPSPNLLDTVYLCRQRQDWYRQYAKTEGERPRAFVGSAQLSNTAEEIAGRMRQALGFDLEARRDCPTWTEALRKFIDQTDSIGVLVMVSGIVLNNTRRRLDPDEFRGFALADEWAPLVFVNGADTRAAQMFTLAHELAHLWLGQSALSDIDPAVPPQHEVERWCNRVAAELLVPVRALRGEYRLGAELGGEAQRLARHFKVSTLVILRRIYDAEEVSKEEFEEAYSREKERLHAHAAGGGGDFYLTLAARVGKRFARAMMVSTLEGRSSFTEAFRLLGLRKMATFHDLGLSLGMRT, encoded by the coding sequence ATGACCCGGGTCGAGGTTCGGCCGGAGATGCTGCGGTGGGGGCGAGAGCGGGCTGGGTTCAATCTGCATGATCTGGGGCGCCGCTTCCCGAAGCTCGAATCTTGGGAGCGCGGGGATGGCCGCCCGACCCTGAAGCAGCTGGAACGCTACGCCAAGTCCACCTTTACGCCCATCGGCTATTTCTTCCTGCCCGAGCCCCCGGTTGAGCAAGTTCCCCTTCCAGACTTTCGTGCACCCCGGAAGGTACGGCTTGGAAGACCAAGTCCAAATCTGCTCGACACGGTCTACCTATGCCGGCAACGCCAAGACTGGTACCGCCAGTACGCGAAGACGGAAGGGGAGCGGCCGCGCGCGTTTGTTGGGTCGGCGCAGCTCTCGAACACGGCAGAAGAGATCGCGGGTCGGATGCGGCAAGCCCTTGGGTTCGATCTCGAAGCCCGGCGAGACTGCCCCACATGGACGGAGGCGCTTCGCAAGTTCATCGATCAGACCGACAGCATCGGTGTGCTGGTGATGGTGAGCGGGATCGTCCTGAACAACACGAGGCGAAGGCTGGACCCGGATGAGTTCCGAGGGTTCGCTCTGGCGGATGAGTGGGCGCCTCTCGTCTTCGTCAACGGCGCGGACACGCGGGCCGCGCAGATGTTCACTCTCGCCCACGAGCTGGCTCACCTGTGGCTCGGGCAATCCGCGCTTTCTGATATCGATCCCGCGGTCCCTCCCCAGCACGAGGTCGAACGCTGGTGCAACAGGGTAGCGGCGGAACTTCTGGTCCCGGTCCGGGCGCTGCGTGGCGAGTACCGCCTTGGCGCCGAACTTGGGGGCGAGGCCCAGCGCCTGGCGCGCCACTTCAAGGTAAGCACGCTCGTGATCCTCCGGCGAATCTACGATGCAGAGGAGGTCTCGAAGGAGGAGTTCGAGGAGGCGTACAGCAGAGAAAAGGAGAGACTCCATGCGCATGCGGCGGGCGGCGGCGGCGACTTCTACCTTACCCTTGCGGCACGTGTAGGCAAACGATTCGCCCGCGCCATGATGGTCAGCACGCTGGAAGGCCGTTCGTCCTTCACGGAGGCGTTTCGTTTGCTCGGGCTCAGGAAGATGGCGACGTTTCACGATCTCGGGCTAAGCCTGGGGATGCGCACCTAA